The region ACAACACAGACAGCAAGTGTAGAATAACACCAGTCAGTATTTTACCTGCTTCCCATACAGTTGCTGCTGTGGGTTCTCCTGAGCATACACTCAGTCTGTTGCAGAGGACTAGTGCAGCAACCAGTTTAACTTACACCCAACCACACAAacatttagcaaaaataaacaccatGTGTACAGCACCACTTACATTTCTCACAATGACAAAAGACTCTACTTTTCAAGAAGGATCGACACCCTATCGTATCTGTTTCTCACTCCTGTGATTAGCCTGTGTCTCTGGGTCCCAGTACATTACTGTACAAGCAAAGAGAGGCTGATCAGACATTTAACAGCTGTACCTGTCAACCCAGCCTGACACTGCCTCACCTCTCCCACCAAGCTGAGCAAGACCACACACCATGGCCACAAAGTCCTTTGAAAATCTTTAAAATCAATTATAATTTCTTGAATAATACATGTGTTTCTGAAGTGCACTGACAGCGAGCACAGTCTTCAAACCATGCTGACATAATCTTTTGTGGTTTTAAGAAAATTAGTCTTTTAAGACTAATGGCTTACAACACCCAATGATTCGTGAGAATAGAAGGTTTCCtagcttttttgtctttttgccaGTGTCAATCACGGGTTAATTTGCCATTACAACTTATTTGCCATgatgaatttaaatttaaaatatgttaatCGGTATCAGGACTGCACTCCTGACATTGTGTCCACATACAGCCATTAACTAAAGCTCCGTCAACCAGTGTAACACATTCAACAGATTCTTTTAGTTCATTTGGCTCTGACTGACTGAATCTGAGTGTTGTTTCTTCATCCACCTGCATGTGAGACAGTATGTGTATGTGCACTTCTACATGGCAGTGATGATCTCCCATGGCACTGAAACCGCAGTGATTAAAAACCAACCCGTCCTGATGTGAGTTCTGAGCCTGTATGAGAAACACACAGCGCCTGTTCATCTTTGTTTCTGAGCAAGTTTGTCACAATGCTTGTGTGGTAATCATAGCCACAGGCTTCAGGAAGTAAGCCACGAGaggaaaaacaccaacaaacagtACAATAAGCAAGATCTGTACTTTAGACAGTATAAATTAGTAATGAATTTTTTTGATCTACTCAGATGGTGTGTACGTCAGTGCTTCCTCACCTCATACCTCACCTGGCTTTCTACCAAATGCAATGTAGCCGTGCTTAATGATGATGGGTTTATTGTTACTAGCATAAATACTCAGTTCCCCCAGTACACACTAAAACCCCACCCCGGTTTACAGTACCAGTCTCTTCCATCTCCTACTGTTTGTTCAGAAAGTTAATAGTTAACCAAATCAATGCACGTTGTTCGTCGGCAGCCCTGCCTCATCCCGAGTCACATACTGTCACCTGAACTCTGGATGCTGCATCAGTCACAATGGCCTCTTTCTTTGCTTGAGTTAtccaagaaaataaaatgattgaGCAGAAATAAGGATGTCTTTCAGGAAGTCATTTTGAGGAatgacacccccccccccccccccccatcccccccaaaaaaatactgttaagTTTCATTCACATCATATACAGACACCCACAGTCTATGtgaaggcctttttttttttttgttaatagcTGCGGTTACACTGTTTTTCCAAGAAGCCTTTGAATGAGGATTATTTTCCAAAGCTCATCTATTTTCCTGCTTCGGATTGTCTCCTCAGCGTCTGGTTTAAAGGGAATGCtgggaaacagcagcagaggaaaggTGGGACTCATGGATTCTGGATTCCAGTGTGCAAATGTGGGTCACACATTTGCTTCTTCTGGCAGGAGTCAATGAAATTCAAACTGCTGCCCACCTTCTTGACCGCTGAAGTAGTTTTGGCCAAGAATAGCAGCAGGACATGCACATCAATTGTTCTTCAAAGCGCTGCTAAAATAGGCGCTGTGAGCCCTGCACGTTTCTCGCCTGTTAACAGACGGTGATCAAGTATCAAGACTACATGAATGGCCTCCATACCAAGGCAGAGAGAGACACCTTCATACCTCCGGTGCCTTCTGTGTCTGGAAATCAACAGTAATCAGAGCTTTTGATACCTTTAATTTGGATTCCAGCTGGGTTTTTTATACTTAAAATAAGCAAagaattatttacagtttatttgttCAACCACTTCGCTCTGCAATTTTAGCTCTGGCCTGCGACCCAGTGCAGACCCTGTCAAGATTGATGGTGTTGTTTTGCAGACGGAGGTAACTGGAGGTTATGCTCACATCTGTTCTCTGTAACTCAATCACTTGGTCAGAGAGCAAGACGGACTCAACGCATACCTCAACAGACTGagaacattatttttctttcctttttgttcGGACCTGTTCTTTTTCTCCTCGGCCTCTCACTTTGCAGCCGCAGCTTTGTTTGTATTAGTACTCCACTCCACAAAGTAAACTTACTTCATTCTTTGCTGGTCGTAAACAGGCCAATTACAAGGCACTCAGACCTGTACAgcaggacacacacactctgcacaCATACTTACTAGGAGGAgtaagcaagaaaaaaaaaaggaaaacgcTACTGGCATGATAATAAAGGACTTGTTGGCCAGGGTTACTAGAGGGCAATGGCCGCAACTCCTCTCCCTGTGTGTGTGGAAGGAAGTGAGAGAGTCAGAGAACgacagagagagacaaggaTCATGTGGCTGGAGTGCGCCGCGTCCACTGTTCAACGCTGAAAGGGAGCAGCACCCAAAACAGGGGGCGGATACCACAGCTTCCAAACCACTGGACTCACCATCTGTCTGCTCTTATTTTCCAAACCTACTGAAACTGACAAGTCCTGCAACGTCAGAGGAGCCCACTTGGGCCACGCTTTTGGAAAATTCACTTCCATCCAGGCGCCAAAAAGGGGGATCTGGCGCGGCGAATATGGAAGTGGATGAGGATTGCTCGATGTCGGAGTGGGAGGCCGTGCTGGAGCTGGATGAGGCGTTGGCGGGGTGGCTTCTGCAGGGTCCAGCTAGAGGGGAGTGGGGTTGGGAGTGGGGATGGGCTGCCTCGGACCTTCAGGACCCCGAGTGGGACACTGAGGAGATTCCTGCTGTAAGTTGAGCTGTGCTTGAAGGAGAGCGATGGGGAGAAAACATGCAGCGAATTTAGAAGCATTTTGGTTTGGATTTATTTAGCTCCAACAGGACAAAGTCGCAAAGGAGAAGGTCGACAGAAAGACTTTGTAGCATGAATTGTCTTTACTGTATGTTGCTGTAAGCATAGGTCTGTGGTAATTCCCCTCCACTAAATAAAACAACTGGTTTGCTTATGAGTCATAGCTATTTGAACTCCTCTAAAGCTCACAGGGGACTGTTGTTTGGAGTAATCATCAGGTTACTAAGTGAGTAACTGAATTTATGAACAGCGTAggtgtgtgtttggttgttcGTAGACTAGAggattcttttaaaaatcatgcTAGTGTGTGCAGTTAATTTCAGAGATGTCACCCACATGTTTCTCAAAGGCGACTACAAGCAGAAAGAGATACTCCCAAGCCGTATTTCAACTCCCTTTATTTTAAACACCTGACTTGGACGTGAAAGTGCAGTTCTTTTCCCACCAGCCGATCCAAAGGAATatgcttttttcttctgttgtagTGTACCTCTTGTTACCGTATTGGCAGCTATTGTTTCCTGAAGCTTTCCTGTTGAAGGAAAGCATCTGGCACAGACAGTGAGAGCTCTCACTCTGGCACACATTTGAAGATTTTATACTTCACAGGCTCGCTCTGCAAATAATCAAGTCTGCCAAAGCCAAGCAAAAGAGAAAGTGTGATCATATCAAATGGGATGTTCTTCCCAGAGCTGCAAAGACTCTCTTTGTTAATCAATCCACTCTGTAGAGTTTTGTTTACACTTGAGGTTTCATCTGTTGTCCTACCCCTTGACAAAAGCCTCTTTGTTAGAAACATGTTGCTCTATAAAACAAATGTGACTCATGTTATTACATCTAAATTGTACTTCGGGCAGCATGTGTATTGTATGATCTGCACCAGGCTGACTTTGTATGGACTGCGCTTTAATTCACTCTTGTTACTGAGTATGAGTAGCGATGCGGCCTTACAGATATCTCAGGCTACATACCTCTGCTTGCCATTCATTCTACTTCCATTTCCAGCACTTGTTAAAATCCCCCACAGAATGAAAGTCGGGGTATGACTAAAGTAAACCAGACATCCTGATAAAACCTGTGGGGGGTTTTAACAAGGTCGTCTCACGTGCTCATGGAAAGAAATAACCCGCGACGACACTTGTGAGCGAGTGAGAGAGCATGAAGATGCAAGTGTGAGTTTTTAGCAGCATATATGTGAGTGTGCGTGGTGTTTCTGACTCTGCCTGTCACTGCAGGTGCTGAGCCCGACATACAAACAGCGCAATGAGGACTTTAGGAAACTCTTCAAGCAGCTCCCTGACACAGAGAGACTCATTGTGGGTGAGTGGATGCCATGGACACACTGGGGCCATCTGAGGACTGGCAGGGTGCAGACAGCCTGCTAGTAATTAGAAAATGATTAATCTTCATCGAACAGAGAGGACACAGACAAATATCGGCTGATCCAAGTGTCTTGCATCATGGTGTGGTTGTAATTCTCTAGAATTCACAAACAGTTTTTAGAGATCTTCTTCTGCTTATTTAGAGGAACCTCCAACCCAATAACGAACCTTTCTGGCACTAAGAGCTACAGTACATCCTGCACACCTTTGTAATGTCACAAGctttgttggtttgttgttgCATGAGTTTCCCACTCTCTAATGAATACGGTCATTGTCTGAAATGCCTCGACTTGCAGTATGGTGATGAGGAGTTCACGTCTAATAAACAAGATGTGCAcagtgctgaaatgcacaagtgaCCTACTTTTTTACATTACACAAGTAACACTTGTTTGTATGTTGCTGTTTCTGGGCCGagttatttatatatttcatgTCTTAATGATGTAGTTTGTAATTTTCCCATCATACTTAGTGTGTGGTAGTAATCCTTCGTTGATTCTGCGTGCCTTGCAGACTACTCCTGTGCTCTTCAGCGGGACATCCTCCTGCAGGGACGACTCTACCTCTCTGAGAACTGGATCTGTTTCTATAGCAACATCTTCCGCTGGGAAACACTGGTATGGTTGTTAACTCCCCGCACCTCTGCACTTTTATATTGGCAGTATTGGGtcatatatgtgtgtgcgtgtgtgtcccTGAATGCATAATTGTGTGCatttgcatgtgtttgcatGTAGCTGACAGTGCGGCTAAAAGACATCTGCTCGATGACGAAAGAGAAGACCGCTCGCCTCATTCCCAATGCTATCCAGGTCTGCACAGACACTGAGAAGGTAAATGATAACGAATTAGGGAATCGaagcattttctctttttttttttcaattgtagAAAATTGACTGAATATGTTGTAAGATCTAATCATCTTCACCATAAGAGACACCAGGGAGGACTTGAGATATAAAATCTTTCTGATACAGGAAGATTAGTGATTTAATCTTTTCACATATTGGGGGAGGGGGATGTTTCTGTCACTGTCTGGGGAATGGTTGAAAAGATAATAATTCCcatcatcactgccaaaatagaCCACTAGGAATTAAGATAATCGCACACTGGAAGAGTTTAAACCATGCTCCACAAACTGTTCTTTAATTGTAATTTCATTTCTGTAGTTAGTGTTATTTAGTGTTCTGAAACATGGTTGCTTTTCACTCTTCACAGCACTTCTTCACCTCGTTCGGAGCACGGGACAGGACGTACATGATGATGTTCAGACTGTGGCAGAATGCGCTGCTTGACAAGGTAAGAAAATCTGCTCTGTGACTGTTGCATTTTGCTTATACCCATCTCAAACAGGGTTGTTGTACATTTGCGTCACATAGGTCGATTGCACGACGAGGAAATGTTGCATGGCGCTCTTTGTTTTCAGTGGTGTATTCTCAACTGTCTTCATTCCTTATTTGGGTTTGTTTGCGCCTTTTGCAGCCCTTGTGCCCCAAAGAACTGTGGCACTTTGTTCATCAGTGCTATGGCAACGAGCTCGGCCTAACCAGTGACGATGAGGACTATGTTCCCCCTGATGATGACTTCAACACCATGGGGTGAGTCTGATTATTCAGCAGCATTAGTTACTATGGCTACCACCATAAACATTTTCAGTTGATTACCTAATTACCCAAATTAGAAAATGATTACTGCTCCCAATATGAGCCATAACAAGCAACACTCACATCCTCTGTCACGTACCAGAATGTATGCTCACTCCAGCTCCCTCAGGTAATCCATTTAGATACGCAATTTCACACATAACATCCTTTTCTCCTCAGAAATTATCTCTATGCTAATTTGCTCTGCAAACTAAAGAGTTTGCGTTAAACTTCTTGGTTTATCAGCTGGGTGTGATGCTGCTGAGGAACTAGAGAATCTCAAAGTCTGCAAAAGATGCAAGAGAGTAAATACTGTACTTGTCTAAAGGCTTAAAAGATCATTCTGTGCTCTGTCTCTTTGTTCATGTCTGAAGCGGATTTACTAGAGGAAATCAATATAGAGTTATGGTTTGGTCCCCAGTGACAATGATAAAGGAAAGAAGTCACATCAAAGCCGGAATTGAGGTCAAATGTAAAGCTCCATAAAGATCCTGAAGTGATTATGGCTTAATAAGAGATTATCGTCGGCAAATCTGTTAGTAAATTAGAGATCATTTTCACTTCCCGGACGCTTAGACTTGTTTCAAAAATGCTAATGCGATCAGAAAACAGCCactttaaaatggctttaaGGTTCTTGCGTCTGTGTTATACCACAtgtcaaatgtttgttttttaatctaatAGGACCCAATAAGCAAAATCATGCTATGAGAAACCAGCAAACACCGTTTCATGACATCTTTGTTACAAGACTCTGGTCAAGGAGATGAGACAGAGCTTAGTAAAATTCTTTAATGCCGTGGTTCTCTTGTGCCTTCAGGTTCAGTGAAGAGATTCCCAATGAGGAGAATGAGATTAACAATGACAACTTGTCAAAGAGCAGCGCAGAGGCCAAGCCTGAGGGGAGCCCTCCTCCGATACACAAGAAGGTCATCCCAAACAGCACCATCCCCAGCCCTGGCAACCATGACACACCCATCACAGTAAGTTACATACAACATCTACTGTGTTTTAACACCAACACACGTTTAAACGGCGATATGCAAAGGTGGATTCAAGTGCAACACATCTGCTGGTCAGAATACTTTAAGGTTAATTGTTGACAAGATTTAAATGTCAGCTGTGTGGGATTTAGAGGATCTATTAGCAGATATGGAACGTACTATTTATAATTATGTTTGCTTTAGAGCATAATCACCTGTAATCATAAATCATCGTGTGCTTTTGGCTTAAAGTGAGCCTTTCCTATCTATTTAGGGAGTGGACACTGAACTACAAAGCCTGTCATGTTTCACCACTACATTCCAGTAGCCCAAAACAGACAAATCAAACACTGGCTCTAAGGAGGACTTTTCAAGTTTTACACTGAAATGCAGCTTCTCCTGCATACTTAGGGAGTTAGGGATTTTTAGTTGGCTGTAATCTGCAGCCTCACCACTGGATGTCATTAAATCCTACACACTGGTCCTTCAGCATGACATATCTTTGCTAATCAATGCCTGTCTTGTTCCTTTCCTCAGTTTGAGCTCCCAGCGGAGGAATATGCCGACTGCCTTCCAGACGGCGAGCTGCTGGCTGTGCCTCTGTTGGTGGAGGACAAGAACGAGACCAGCGGGCCTGGTGGTCCTGTCCCCTCACCGTCACTGGACTTCAACGACAACGAAGACATCCCCACCGAGCTCAGTGACTCCTCAGAAACACACGATGAAGGTAACTGCAGGAAACATAATATACCTATCGATTTCAGGTGAAAATACATAATGTGGCGGACAGACGTATCCCTCGTTTTTTCGGTAATGCCGTGAAGAGATTTTAACAACTTTCTTTGCTGTGTAGGTGAGGTACAGGCCTTCCATGAGGATCTGAACGGCAGACAGTACATCAACGAGATCTACAAGTTCAGCGTAGACAAACTGTATGACATCCTCTTCACAGAGTCTCAGTTCATGAGTGATTTCATGGAACAGCGGCGATTCTCAGGTCAGTACCAGTGACCTAATGTCTTACCTCTGTGGAGACAGTTTGAGCCAAAAGAGCAGCCCCCTCCAGGCTTCATTTAATAGCAACTATCTTCCACCGTGTTGCTGTTCAGATGTGGTGTACCATCcctggaagaaagaggaggCTGGGAATCAGACCAGGGAGATCCTGTACACCATCTCTCTATCCAACCCCTTGGCCCCTAAAACAGCTACAGTCACTGAGACACAGGTAAATTCAGCACAGCCAGGtcagaaacatttgtttttggtcGTGTTTGACTCCTCTAAATAACAGtctttttattctttgtctttttttaatcagactCTGTACAAAGCCAGTCAGGAGAGCGAGTGCTACATCATCGACGCTGAGGTCATCACACATGACGTGCCCTACCACGATTACTTCTACACGCTCAACCGTTACATGCTCACAAGGGTGGCCAAGAACAAGTGTCGGTTACGGTGAGAAAGACGTGATCGGATACTCAGAGAGCTGCATgcaattattaatattttcactgttttcaatcatttgtctaatttattatcaatagttttttaaaaacaactttaGGTTTGAACTTGCTCTCCTTTTATATCATATTGAAAAAGACTATAATATGTGCAATGtgtatttctgtctgtctcagaGTATCAACAGAGCTGCGTTACAGGAAGCAGCCATGGGGCCTGGTGAAAGGTTTCATAGAGAAGAACTTCTGGAGTGGACTAGAAGAGAACTTCCGTCATCTCGGTAATCTTCAGTGTTGTGGTTGATCACATTGTTTAAAAGTGGTCCAACCTGATGTCATGAACACTTAAAAACTTAGCTGAGAAAATCTGACATTCCCATGTGGTTTGAGCACATTAGTAGTGGAAATGTATTGTTACCTCCTTTCTgaagacaaaatgttgttgcatTACTTTTTTCTAAATATGAATTTAACAGTAACACAGGATTTTGTGCTTGAATCATGTAAGTACTGTACTTATTGTCTATTATTAAACAGAAAAGACGTGAGAATGGAGAAGTGATTGGTCTGCACTATAGTTGCAACATGTGTGTAGCCAACAAGTCAAGCATCTTTAACTCTCAGAACCTTACATCCAAATTCACGTCCCTTTTTCTCATTTGAATTACTTCTGAAGTGTTCATTGCTGCAAGGTTTGAAGCATAGCAAATAAAACTGCATAACTTGACCCTTCCAACCACGCCAGATGCTTGTTTGTGCAAGAAAGTGTTGGACAGAAAAAGGATTTTGAATGTACATCAAATTTAATCATAGTTAAAAACACCATACGTCCCTGCGTCCATCTTCACATCTGTTACTCTCGATTGAATAACTCGTGAACTCATCATTGCACAGATAAGGATCACATGTCACAAGAGAGAGAGGAACCGCAGATTTGAAATGATGCTTGGAGCTCATTTGAACCCATAATGACATTTTGAGTACAGATCAACCTTGTGCTTAGtgatagttttactaattttccCTTTTCACATCCCTGTTTCTCATTTGAAGAAGTCACAAAGTCTGCAACAATTTCATCatacagaatgttttttttccttcacatgAAGACTAGCATATAAAGTCTGAAACGATAATCATACGACACGATGGAAGATCTGGATaatgaaggcaaaaaaaagcaaaatacaacatttttggCTAACCCTTATAATGACCAAAATAACAGCTCAATTAAAGGTAGTGCCGTAGCGTTACAAGAACGTGTTGTAAATCAGATGTCTTCTTCTTTCTCAGAGCTGGAGTTGTCCAAGCTGGAGGAAATACTGACTGAGTCCCACCAGCTGTCTCCAAAGGCCAAGGTGGTGAAGAACTCCTCCGTGAGGCGAAAGAAGAGGCCGCTGCCCCACATGCGCAGCCAGCATCTGGACGAGGCCCTCAGCCCCGTTACCACGCCGACCGACGAGGAGGTGATTCAGAGGATCAAACAAGTGGCGGGCTCCACGCAGACCAGACACCAGAGTCCagaacaccaccaccacctgcCCGGAGGCATGGCTCTGTACAGCGTCTCCAAACTGCTGCTCATCATCAGCTTTGTGtacgcaacacacacacatacacacacacacagtcattcaTGTAGGGGTGCCTGCATATGTGTCCATTTAGATACAAATACAAATTTGACCCACAAGTGGGCGCACATCCTCATGTCACATAGTGGAATTTCTCTGACTCACATGTTGCACATCTTCGTCCATTTTTCCAGTAGAATGTGGAGCCTTTGTCTGACCTACAGTTGAAAAttagtgttttattctttgttttttgttacaaATATCTCACTGTTGTTCTTTGAGTGTAACTcctttctcctctcttttcATTGCCATCCATAGGATCTGTCTCAGGTATATCTGTTTTCTGACTAGCCAGTAGGCCCAGATGCATGTGTTTATACTATTTGAATGTATTTCCATTCCATTTGAATGTATTTCCATTCCCATGGCAGCTAATTATTGACAAAAATGCCTCACGTGctgacttttgtttgtttcttgcgCTTCTTTAGTCTCATCCTGCTGGTGTTCCTCAACATGATGCTTTTCTATAAGCTGTGGATGCTGGAGTACTCTGCACAGTCTTTAACAACCTGGCAAGGTCTGCGGCTTCATGAAAGGTACGCAGGCACATACGTACATTCTACACttttttctcatctgtttttTATACAGAACTCCTTTATCATAGAGAGTCAATAAAGTTGATTTTAGAGGCATTTGAGGATACAAAAACCTAATCAGTGCAGACTGAAGGGAGTTCTGC is a window of Acanthochromis polyacanthus isolate Apoly-LR-REF ecotype Palm Island chromosome 13, KAUST_Apoly_ChrSc, whole genome shotgun sequence DNA encoding:
- the gramd1bb gene encoding protein Aster-B isoform X9, with the protein product MIIKDLLARVTRGQWPQLLSLCVWKEVRESENDRERQGSCGWSAPRPLFNAEREQHPKQGADTTASKPLDSPSVCSYFPNLLKLTSPATSEEPTWATLLENSLPSRRQKGGSGAANMEVDEDCSMSEWEAVLELDEALAGWLLQGPARGEWGWEWGWAASDLQDPEWDTEEIPAVLSPTYKQRNEDFRKLFKQLPDTERLIVDYSCALQRDILLQGRLYLSENWICFYSNIFRWETLLTVRLKDICSMTKEKTARLIPNAIQVCTDTEKHFFTSFGARDRTYMMMFRLWQNALLDKPLCPKELWHFVHQCYGNELGLTSDDEDYVPPDDDFNTMGFSEEIPNEENEINNDNLSKSSAEAKPEGSPPPIHKKVIPNSTIPSPGNHDTPITFELPAEEYADCLPDGELLAVPLLVEDKNETSGPGGPVPSPSLDFNDNEDIPTELSDSSETHDEGEVQAFHEDLNGRQYINEIYKFSVDKLYDILFTESQFMSDFMEQRRFSDVVYHPWKKEEAGNQTREILYTISLSNPLAPKTATVTETQTLYKASQESECYIIDAEVITHDVPYHDYFYTLNRYMLTRVAKNKCRLRVSTELRYRKQPWGLVKGFIEKNFWSGLEENFRHLELELSKLEEILTESHQLSPKAKVVKNSSVRRKKRPLPHMRSQHLDEALSPVTTPTDEEVIQRIKQVAGSTQTRHQSPEHHHHLPGGMALYSVSKLLLIISFVLILLVFLNMMLFYKLWMLEYSAQSLTTWQGLRLHESKLPQTQMEWAQLLEAQQRYHDAELQKWREIIKSSVVLLDQMKDSLLNLQRGIGLRDYSSETEEKRSRYH
- the gramd1bb gene encoding protein Aster-B isoform X5, encoding MSDTLRPPSLQVSVPEDAPAYSDGGCYAVSDGSVQSSSSTPTLRRKRFKMRRMRNVPSERDIERGRLTAGRLTVRSRSSSKEYLQLPSIEITPSSDEDAPSSWSSCSTPSASPRRKRFLLRKWLKVREKKEQASESSSQQSSQQSSQQSSHEDDGTRFLTPLIREERSDSAADKISTASNSNKSTPACSPVLRKRSRSPTPQSQEGENMVEKGSDHSSDKSPSTPEQVVQRTYSLQSARSGGKNSKKSQSWYNHERQHILRVLSPTYKQRNEDFRKLFKQLPDTERLIVDYSCALQRDILLQGRLYLSENWICFYSNIFRWETLLTVRLKDICSMTKEKTARLIPNAIQVCTDTEKHFFTSFGARDRTYMMMFRLWQNALLDKPLCPKELWHFVHQCYGNELGLTSDDEDYVPPDDDFNTMGFSEEIPNEENEINNDNLSKSSAEAKPEGSPPPIHKKVIPNSTIPSPGNHDTPITFELPAEEYADCLPDGELLAVPLLVEDKNETSGPGGPVPSPSLDFNDNEDIPTELSDSSETHDEGEVQAFHEDLNGRQYINEIYKFSVDKLYDILFTESQFMSDFMEQRRFSDVVYHPWKKEEAGNQTREILYTISLSNPLAPKTATVTETQTLYKASQESECYIIDAEVITHDVPYHDYFYTLNRYMLTRVAKNKCRLRVSTELRYRKQPWGLVKGFIEKNFWSGLEENFRHLELELSKLEEILTESHQLSPKAKVVKNSSVRRKKRPLPHMRSQHLDEALSPVTTPTDEEVIQRIKQVAGSTQTRHQSPEHHHHLPGGMALYSVSKLLLIISFVLILLVFLNMMLFYKLWMLEYSAQSLTTWQGLRLHESKLPQTQMEWAQLLEAQQRYHDAELQKWREIIKSSVVLLDQMKDSLLNLQRGIGLRDYSSETEEKRSRYH
- the gramd1bb gene encoding protein Aster-B isoform X11 translates to MIRWVNSSLLGVAYEDMVVFECVTVANEGCRCLEGCYGEVLRDCVFQQGTASNSNKSTPACSPVLRKRSRSPTPQSQEGENMVEKGSDHSSDKSPSTPEQVVQRTYSLQSARSGGKNSKSHKRLSKYDRLNLIKKSQSWYNHERQHILRVLSPTYKQRNEDFRKLFKQLPDTERLIVDYSCALQRDILLQGRLYLSENWICFYSNIFRWETLLTVRLKDICSMTKEKTARLIPNAIQVCTDTEKHFFTSFGARDRTYMMMFRLWQNALLDKPLCPKELWHFVHQCYGNELGLTSDDEDYVPPDDDFNTMGFSEEIPNEENEINNDNLSKSSAEAKPEGSPPPIHKKVIPNSTIPSPGNHDTPITFELPAEEYADCLPDGELLAVPLLVEDKNETSGPGGPVPSPSLDFNDNEDIPTELSDSSETHDEGEVQAFHEDLNGRQYINEIYKFSVDKLYDILFTESQFMSDFMEQRRFSDVVYHPWKKEEAGNQTREILYTISLSNPLAPKTATVTETQTLYKASQESECYIIDAEVITHDVPYHDYFYTLNRYMLTRVAKNKCRLRVSTELRYRKQPWGLVKGFIEKNFWSGLEENFRHLELELSKLEEILTESHQLSPKAKVVKNSSVRRKKRPLPHMRSQHLDEALSPVTTPTDEEVIQRIKQVAGSTQTRHQSPEHHHHLPGGMALYSVSKLLLIISFVLILLVFLNMMLFYKLWMLEYSAQSLTTWQGLRLHESKLPQTQMEWAQLLEAQQRYHDAELQKWREIIKSSVVLLDQMKDSLLNLQRGIGLRDYSSETEEKRSRYH
- the gramd1bb gene encoding protein Aster-B isoform X2, producing the protein MSDTLRPPSLQVSVPEDAPAYSDGGCYAVSDGSVQSSSSTPTLRRKRFKMRRMRNVPSERDIERGRLTAGRLTVRSRSSSKEYLQLPSIEITPSSDEDAPSSWSSCSTPSASPRRKRFLLRKWLKVREKKEQASESSSQQSSQQSSQQSSHEDDGTRFLTPLIREERSDSAADKISTASNSNKSTPACSPVLRKRSRSPTPQSQEGENMVEKGSDHSSDKSPSTPEQVVQRTYSLQSARSGGKNSKYDRLNLIKKSQSWYNHERQHILRVLSPTYKQRNEDFRKLFKQLPDTERLIVDYSCALQRDILLQGRLYLSENWICFYSNIFRWETLLTVRLKDICSMTKEKTARLIPNAIQVCTDTEKHFFTSFGARDRTYMMMFRLWQNALLDKPLCPKELWHFVHQCYGNELGLTSDDEDYVPPDDDFNTMGFSEEIPNEENEINNDNLSKSSAEAKPEGSPPPIHKKVIPNSTIPSPGNHDTPITFELPAEEYADCLPDGELLAVPLLVEDKNETSGPGGPVPSPSLDFNDNEDIPTELSDSSETHDEGEVQAFHEDLNGRQYINEIYKFSVDKLYDILFTESQFMSDFMEQRRFSDVVYHPWKKEEAGNQTREILYTISLSNPLAPKTATVTETQTLYKASQESECYIIDAEVITHDVPYHDYFYTLNRYMLTRVAKNKCRLRVSTELRYRKQPWGLVKGFIEKNFWSGLEENFRHLELELSKLEEILTESHQLSPKAKVVKNSSVRRKKRPLPHMRSQHLDEALSPVTTPTDEEVIQRIKQVAGSTQTRHQSPEHHHHLPGGMALYSVSKLLLIISFVLILLVFLNMMLFYKLWMLEYSAQSLTTWQGLRLHESKLPQTQMEWAQLLEAQQRYHDAELQKWREIIKSSVVLLDQMKDSLLNLQRGIGLRDYSSETEEKRSRYH
- the gramd1bb gene encoding protein Aster-B isoform X14, translating into MKGFKLACTASNSNKSTPACSPVLRKRSRSPTPQSQEGENMVEKGSDHSSDKSPSTPEQVVQRTYSLQSARSGGKNSKSHKRLSKYDRLNLIKKSQSWYNHERQHILRVLSPTYKQRNEDFRKLFKQLPDTERLIVDYSCALQRDILLQGRLYLSENWICFYSNIFRWETLLTVRLKDICSMTKEKTARLIPNAIQVCTDTEKHFFTSFGARDRTYMMMFRLWQNALLDKPLCPKELWHFVHQCYGNELGLTSDDEDYVPPDDDFNTMGFSEEIPNEENEINNDNLSKSSAEAKPEGSPPPIHKKVIPNSTIPSPGNHDTPITFELPAEEYADCLPDGELLAVPLLVEDKNETSGPGGPVPSPSLDFNDNEDIPTELSDSSETHDEGEVQAFHEDLNGRQYINEIYKFSVDKLYDILFTESQFMSDFMEQRRFSDVVYHPWKKEEAGNQTREILYTISLSNPLAPKTATVTETQTLYKASQESECYIIDAEVITHDVPYHDYFYTLNRYMLTRVAKNKCRLRVSTELRYRKQPWGLVKGFIEKNFWSGLEENFRHLELELSKLEEILTESHQLSPKAKVVKNSSVRRKKRPLPHMRSQHLDEALSPVTTPTDEEVIQRIKQVAGSTQTRHQSPEHHHHLPGGMALYSVSKLLLIISFVLILLVFLNMMLFYKLWMLEYSAQSLTTWQGLRLHESKLPQTQMEWAQLLEAQQRYHDAELQKWREIIKSSVVLLDQMKDSLLNLQRGIGLRDYSSETEEKRSRYH